A genomic region of Azoarcus sp. KH32C contains the following coding sequences:
- a CDS encoding ferredoxin family protein produces MTQVKVEEKLFQNRYRVDAGRPHIHIKQPDLCANHCTEQQCTTCCPAGCYIAEGNGRVVLITDGCLECGTCRIICDEHRNVAWEWPRGGFGILFKFG; encoded by the coding sequence ATGACGCAAGTGAAGGTCGAAGAGAAGCTGTTCCAGAACCGCTATCGCGTCGACGCCGGGCGGCCGCACATCCACATCAAGCAACCGGACCTGTGCGCCAACCACTGCACCGAGCAGCAATGCACCACCTGCTGTCCGGCTGGCTGCTATATCGCCGAGGGCAATGGCAGGGTCGTGCTGATCACCGACGGCTGCCTCGAATGCGGCACCTGCCGCATCATCTGCGACGAGCATCGCAACGTCGCTTGGGAATGGCCGCGCGGCGGCTTCGGCATCCTGTTCAAATTCGGCTGA
- a CDS encoding ferritin family protein, translating into MDDIHLFLAHAVRLEAEAARRFEELADAMATFGNTEVETFFRKMATYSREHLAEAQARSGFRPLPPLASDEYSWPDGTSPETAGWAGVDSLMGVSDALQLALQSEQAGRDFYAGIAATTKNPRVKSMADEFAVEEAEHVAALERLIERCAA; encoded by the coding sequence ATGGACGACATCCACCTTTTTCTCGCCCACGCCGTCCGGCTTGAAGCCGAAGCTGCCCGGCGCTTTGAAGAACTGGCGGACGCGATGGCCACTTTCGGCAACACGGAGGTCGAAACCTTCTTCCGCAAGATGGCGACCTATTCGCGCGAGCATCTTGCCGAAGCCCAGGCGCGCAGCGGCTTCCGTCCGCTGCCGCCGCTCGCTTCCGATGAATACAGCTGGCCGGACGGGACAAGTCCGGAGACGGCCGGCTGGGCAGGCGTGGACAGCCTGATGGGCGTGTCCGACGCGCTGCAGCTCGCACTCCAAAGCGAGCAGGCCGGACGGGATTTCTATGCCGGCATCGCCGCGACGACAAAGAATCCCCGCGTCAAATCGATGGCCGACGAATTCGCCGTGGAAGAAGCCGAGCATGTGGCCGCGCTGGAGCGCCTCATCGAGCGCTGCGCCGCCTGA
- a CDS encoding Lon protease family protein: protein MARPGPLSAENLCRRCMPDWPDFETTDDLVDLPGGLGQARAEQALRFGLAIGQPGYHLFVLGEAGTGRHAVALRLLREFAERREVPPDLCYLNDFDNPHRPRLLKLPAGRGAALHAQMQTFIADLGPAIEAALEADTHRDRVDSLLQAHKSREEKALRELGEACSADGVSLLQTPEGFVFAPTANGEAMSPDAFEALPPAERAAIEGKVSAWSEKLADLLDDFPGWRTALRESVKRAARDALAPAVTHLIRPMRETYAELPEVLRFLDAVAQDVLENAAEQESLEDEDEAGEDGGQRFHRYQVKLLVDHSSTHGAPIVYEDNPVFGNLIGRVEFIAQMGVLITHFNLIRAGALHRACGGYLVVDADRLLTQPFAWEGLKRALRAREVRIEPPAEAQGWTNVQMLEPEPVPCDVKVILIGDRELFYLLTENDPDFPDLFKVAADFDDDMLRTDTLTLQYVRLLATLARASNLLPVNREGLARMVEEGARLAEDAGRLSLQTRHLADLLREADYHARQSGVPVVGAPQIDGAIAARARRFGRYSERVLESMLDGTTLISTDGTRCGQVNGLVIVEIAGEQFGHPVRITATARLGEGDVVDIERETELGGAIHSKGVLILSAFLAARYARHQPLSLAASLVFEQSYGPVEGDSASLAELCCLLSALAQVPIRQCFAVTGSVNQFGEVQAIGRVNEKIEGFFQLCRARGLTGEQGVLIPAASVKQLMLREEVVEAARAGRFHVFPVANVDEAITLLTGMEAGIPDAKGILPRESVNHRVAEALAVMTSAKHAADQSGGRKPRHRRREED, encoded by the coding sequence ATGGCTCGCCCCGGTCCGCTGTCGGCTGAGAATCTGTGCCGACGCTGCATGCCTGACTGGCCCGATTTCGAGACGACCGACGATTTGGTGGACCTGCCGGGCGGCCTGGGGCAGGCGCGGGCCGAACAGGCATTGCGATTCGGTCTGGCGATCGGGCAGCCCGGCTACCATCTGTTCGTCCTAGGCGAGGCAGGGACTGGGCGGCACGCGGTGGCCTTGCGCTTGCTGCGCGAATTCGCCGAGCGTCGCGAGGTTCCCCCGGACCTGTGCTATCTCAACGACTTTGACAATCCCCACCGCCCTCGCTTGCTCAAGCTTCCCGCTGGGCGCGGAGCAGCGTTGCATGCGCAGATGCAGACCTTCATCGCGGACCTCGGTCCGGCGATCGAAGCCGCGCTTGAGGCGGATACGCATCGCGATCGCGTCGACTCCCTGCTGCAGGCGCACAAGTCCCGGGAAGAGAAGGCCTTGCGAGAGCTCGGCGAGGCATGTTCGGCAGATGGCGTCTCGCTGCTGCAGACCCCCGAAGGTTTTGTCTTTGCTCCGACCGCCAACGGCGAGGCGATGTCGCCGGACGCGTTCGAAGCCTTGCCGCCGGCCGAACGCGCAGCGATCGAAGGCAAGGTGAGCGCATGGAGCGAAAAGCTCGCCGATCTCCTCGATGACTTCCCCGGTTGGCGCACCGCCTTGCGGGAATCGGTCAAGCGGGCGGCCCGCGACGCGCTGGCGCCGGCCGTCACGCATCTGATACGTCCGATGCGTGAAACATACGCAGAACTGCCCGAGGTGTTGCGCTTTCTCGATGCCGTTGCCCAGGACGTGCTGGAGAATGCGGCCGAGCAGGAAAGCTTGGAGGACGAGGACGAAGCGGGTGAGGACGGCGGGCAGCGGTTCCATCGCTATCAGGTGAAGCTGCTGGTCGATCACTCCTCGACACATGGCGCCCCGATCGTGTACGAGGACAATCCCGTGTTCGGAAACCTCATCGGTCGCGTGGAGTTCATCGCGCAGATGGGCGTGCTGATCACCCACTTCAACCTGATTCGCGCCGGTGCGCTGCACCGGGCGTGCGGCGGGTATCTCGTTGTAGATGCGGATCGGCTCCTGACGCAGCCTTTCGCGTGGGAGGGATTGAAACGTGCGCTGCGTGCGCGGGAAGTTCGCATCGAGCCGCCCGCCGAGGCCCAGGGCTGGACCAACGTCCAGATGCTCGAGCCCGAGCCGGTGCCGTGCGACGTCAAGGTTATCCTGATCGGCGACCGCGAACTGTTCTACCTCCTGACCGAGAACGACCCGGATTTCCCTGACTTGTTCAAGGTCGCCGCGGACTTCGACGACGACATGCTGCGCACGGACACGCTGACCCTCCAATACGTGCGCCTGCTCGCCACGCTCGCTCGTGCATCGAACCTGCTGCCGGTGAATCGCGAAGGGCTGGCACGCATGGTCGAGGAAGGCGCCCGCCTCGCGGAAGACGCCGGCCGGCTCAGCTTGCAGACGCGTCACCTGGCCGATTTGCTGCGGGAAGCGGACTACCACGCACGCCAGTCCGGGGTTCCCGTCGTGGGCGCTCCTCAGATCGATGGGGCAATTGCGGCGCGTGCGCGGCGTTTCGGGCGCTATTCGGAACGCGTCCTCGAGTCGATGCTGGACGGGACAACGCTGATTTCGACCGACGGTACCCGTTGCGGTCAGGTCAATGGCCTCGTGATCGTGGAAATCGCGGGCGAGCAGTTCGGGCATCCGGTGCGGATCACGGCGACGGCGCGGCTCGGCGAGGGGGACGTGGTCGACATCGAGCGCGAAACGGAACTTGGCGGTGCGATCCACTCGAAAGGCGTGCTCATTTTGTCGGCCTTCCTCGCAGCCCGATATGCGCGCCATCAGCCGCTCTCGCTGGCGGCAAGTCTCGTGTTCGAGCAGTCGTATGGGCCGGTCGAGGGCGATTCGGCGTCGCTCGCGGAACTCTGCTGCTTGCTCTCGGCGCTCGCGCAAGTTCCGATTCGTCAATGTTTCGCGGTCACCGGTTCAGTCAATCAGTTCGGGGAGGTGCAGGCGATCGGTAGGGTGAATGAGAAGATCGAAGGGTTCTTCCAGTTGTGCCGCGCGCGTGGCCTGACAGGGGAGCAGGGGGTCCTGATCCCGGCCGCGAGCGTGAAACAGCTGATGCTGCGGGAGGAGGTCGTGGAGGCCGCCCGGGCCGGCCGGTTTCACGTCTTTCCCGTGGCCAATGTGGATGAGGCGATCACGCTGCTTACCGGTATGGAGGCCGGCATTCCCGACGCCAAGGGAATTCTGCCGCGCGAGAGCGTGAATCACCGTGTCGCCGAAGCGCTGGCGGTCATGACGAGTGCGAAGCATGCCGCCGACCAGAGCGGCGGCCGAAAGCCCCGCCATCGGCGGCGCGAGGAGGATTGA
- the moaA gene encoding GTP 3',8-cyclase MoaA, which translates to MKFIPIHLANAQPIASEGIIIPNPGMPLHDRRGRAVHDLRISVTDRCNFRCVYCMPRSVFGADYPFLPRKELLSFEEITRVARAFAARGVQKIRITGGEPLLRKHVENLVAMLTEIEGLELTLTTNGVLLPRMARTLRDAGLHRVTVSLDAIDDATFRAMNDADYPVAAVLQGIEAAERAGLAPIKVNMVVKRGVNDHGIVDMARHFRGSGHILRFIEFMDVGSSNGWEMSAVLPSREVIARINEVFPVEPIEPNYTGEVAERWRYVDGQGEIGVISSVTQAFCSTCTRIRLSTEGKLYTCLFAQQGHDLRELLRAGASDEELDRAIANVWSAREDHYSEIRTANTAGLRKIEMSYIGG; encoded by the coding sequence ATGAAATTCATTCCAATCCACCTCGCCAACGCCCAGCCCATCGCGTCCGAAGGCATCATCATACCGAATCCGGGTATGCCACTGCATGACCGGCGAGGACGCGCCGTCCATGATCTGCGGATTTCCGTCACCGATCGCTGCAATTTCCGCTGCGTCTATTGCATGCCCCGGTCCGTCTTCGGCGCCGACTACCCCTTCCTGCCGCGCAAGGAACTCCTCTCCTTCGAAGAAATCACTCGCGTTGCCCGCGCTTTCGCTGCCCGGGGAGTACAGAAGATCCGCATCACGGGCGGCGAACCGCTGTTGCGCAAGCATGTCGAGAATCTGGTCGCGATGCTCACCGAGATCGAGGGCCTGGAGCTCACGCTCACGACGAATGGAGTCCTCCTTCCACGCATGGCCCGCACACTGCGTGACGCCGGACTGCACCGAGTTACGGTGAGCCTCGACGCGATCGACGACGCAACCTTCCGCGCGATGAACGACGCCGACTACCCCGTCGCCGCAGTTCTGCAGGGGATCGAGGCGGCAGAGCGAGCCGGACTCGCCCCGATCAAGGTCAACATGGTGGTCAAGCGCGGGGTGAACGATCACGGGATCGTGGACATGGCGCGCCATTTCCGGGGTTCCGGCCACATTCTGCGCTTCATCGAGTTCATGGACGTCGGCAGCTCGAACGGCTGGGAAATGAGCGCGGTCCTACCGTCGCGCGAAGTCATCGCGCGCATCAACGAAGTCTTTCCGGTCGAACCCATAGAACCCAACTACACGGGCGAAGTGGCGGAGCGGTGGCGCTATGTCGACGGACAAGGGGAAATCGGCGTGATCTCCTCCGTCACGCAGGCCTTCTGCTCGACCTGCACGCGAATCCGGCTTTCGACCGAAGGCAAGCTCTACACCTGCCTCTTTGCCCAGCAGGGACACGACCTGCGGGAACTGCTGCGCGCCGGCGCCAGCGACGAAGAACTCGACCGCGCGATCGCAAACGTCTGGTCCGCTCGGGAAGACCATTACTCCGAGATCCGAACAGCGAACACTGCTGGGCTGCGGAAGATCGAGATGTCGTACATCGGGGGCTGA